A window of Prosthecobacter sp. SYSU 5D2 contains these coding sequences:
- a CDS encoding right-handed parallel beta-helix repeat-containing protein, whose amino-acid sequence MKSFYALLFCLGLTAMASADDAARIAALLEAAAKEGGVVTIPPGDYHLDGATPLPLSSNTIVSAYGARFHLPEKLEDKVRLVLFAGQDLAHFTWMGGEFIGHVFDPARKENTWEPSVNTKAIEITTTEGGRTHDILFRDVRSSGVAGAVIGVHGFTEKGRDGKVITQAERVVLESCTLLRSGKFMWDYGYLWQIVTWPDAYEPWEVERAKTYFRMDLTYEKAVMQDGDDKVRFDNRTKPIPVSQTDEPKEALSFLTPELPQNITQGRQYFVVESNEEYIKISETPGGPPLKFQGSGEGTSFAYNLSACYLNWAPIGAGPGKGAFDITGSKDVRVIGCQVSALGDTMHIQGCTNIVFASNQILGSRMGAFFLAEFCQNATITGNLIDGTNGSRVMSVEKSCTDVTITGNTFRNGGRGSWINQPKNFILQGNVFVNNTTKNEDNKRRGRIAYQTGKPVAFPELYFTIYEEGAGYGPVIVRDNVFSLGESAPENAVTFAPNGRDLQMTGNVFQNRLATIVVDPSCQNLKIGDNQGAEVKTAPVHFNHGRR is encoded by the coding sequence ATGAAGTCATTCTATGCCCTCCTCTTTTGTCTCGGTCTTACTGCCATGGCCTCGGCTGATGATGCCGCCAGGATCGCCGCCCTGCTGGAGGCTGCGGCCAAGGAGGGCGGCGTCGTGACCATCCCACCGGGAGATTACCACCTGGATGGAGCGACTCCGCTTCCCCTGTCCTCAAACACCATCGTCTCGGCCTATGGTGCGCGGTTTCACCTGCCGGAAAAGCTGGAGGACAAAGTCCGCCTCGTTCTCTTTGCCGGTCAGGACCTGGCGCATTTCACCTGGATGGGGGGAGAGTTCATCGGCCATGTTTTTGATCCTGCCCGAAAGGAAAATACTTGGGAGCCGAGCGTCAACACCAAGGCCATCGAGATCACCACCACGGAGGGTGGCCGCACGCATGACATTCTTTTCCGCGATGTGAGATCCAGCGGCGTCGCCGGGGCGGTCATCGGCGTGCATGGCTTCACCGAAAAAGGCCGTGACGGCAAGGTCATCACCCAGGCCGAGCGGGTGGTGCTGGAAAGCTGCACGCTCCTGCGCAGCGGCAAGTTCATGTGGGACTACGGCTACCTGTGGCAGATCGTCACCTGGCCGGATGCCTATGAACCCTGGGAGGTGGAGCGCGCGAAGACTTACTTCCGCATGGATCTGACCTATGAAAAGGCGGTTATGCAAGATGGCGATGACAAGGTGCGCTTCGACAACCGGACCAAACCCATCCCCGTGAGCCAGACGGACGAGCCAAAAGAGGCTCTCAGTTTTCTCACGCCGGAACTGCCCCAAAACATCACGCAGGGACGGCAATACTTTGTGGTGGAGTCTAACGAAGAGTACATCAAAATTTCTGAAACGCCCGGCGGGCCACCTTTGAAATTCCAGGGCTCAGGTGAAGGAACCAGCTTCGCGTACAACCTCTCCGCCTGTTATCTGAACTGGGCACCCATCGGCGCAGGGCCGGGCAAGGGCGCCTTTGACATCACGGGCAGCAAGGATGTGCGGGTGATTGGCTGCCAGGTCAGTGCACTGGGCGATACCATGCACATCCAGGGCTGTACGAACATCGTCTTTGCCAGCAACCAGATCCTCGGCTCGCGCATGGGGGCGTTCTTTCTGGCGGAGTTTTGCCAGAACGCCACCATCACGGGCAACCTCATTGACGGCACCAATGGCTCGCGAGTGATGAGCGTGGAGAAGTCTTGCACGGATGTCACCATCACCGGCAATACCTTCCGCAATGGCGGGCGCGGAAGCTGGATCAACCAGCCGAAAAACTTCATTCTTCAGGGCAATGTCTTCGTGAACAACACCACGAAAAACGAGGACAACAAGCGTCGGGGCCGCATCGCTTATCAGACCGGAAAGCCCGTGGCCTTTCCTGAACTCTACTTCACCATCTATGAAGAAGGGGCCGGCTACGGACCTGTGATTGTCCGGGATAATGTCTTCTCTCTCGGCGAATCTGCACCGGAAAATGCGGTTACTTTTGCCCCCAATGGCCGTGACCTCCAGATGACCGGCAATGTCTTCCAAAACCGTCTCGCCACCATCGTGGTGGACCCCTCCTGTCAGAATCTGAAGATCGGTGACAACCAGGGAGCCGAGGTGAAGACTGCGCCCGTGCATTTTAATCATGGCCGACGGTAG
- a CDS encoding MFS transporter codes for MPPHNPDVGVRAQRRVMWRLMPYLILLYIVAYLDRVNVSYAALEMTVDLGFTAATYGFGAGIFFVGYFLLEVPGAVIASRWGVRKLVCRIMLSWGALAMAMGFINTEQEFYWLRFLIGAAEAGFFPAMIVYLGHWFRMKDRAKAVALFMSAISLAMVIGGPVSGALLEIRWFGLEGWRWLFILEGMPAIVLGITSWFFLTEKPEHAKWLPEDEKAWLVAELEKERLIKVQAGAHRAQSIIQALRDPQVLLFSTAYFFGLMASNGLGYWLPTMMKAVSGYSNWTVSLLVSLPYSLGVVAKLMAGWSSDRMNERRWHTVALLMMGSVGLAGAALLQHHLPLALVCLCLGVIGLTGYTPSFWAYATSFLAGTANAAAIGLINSIGNLGSFAGPYAMGWLKENTTGYAAGMFMLAASSAVTSALVLAARQSGHVLKPGEKNRITPGSDR; via the coding sequence ATGCCTCCCCACAATCCAGACGTCGGTGTCCGGGCTCAGCGGCGGGTCATGTGGAGACTGATGCCCTACCTCATTCTGCTCTACATTGTCGCCTATCTGGACCGGGTGAACGTCAGTTACGCGGCGCTGGAAATGACGGTCGACCTGGGTTTCACCGCAGCCACCTATGGCTTTGGCGCGGGCATTTTTTTCGTCGGCTACTTTCTCCTGGAAGTGCCAGGTGCGGTCATCGCCTCCCGCTGGGGCGTGCGCAAGCTGGTCTGCCGCATCATGCTCAGTTGGGGCGCACTGGCCATGGCCATGGGCTTCATCAATACCGAGCAGGAGTTTTACTGGCTGCGCTTCCTGATTGGAGCAGCGGAGGCAGGTTTCTTTCCCGCAATGATTGTCTATCTGGGCCACTGGTTCCGGATGAAGGACCGTGCCAAAGCCGTGGCGCTTTTCATGTCGGCCATCTCCCTGGCCATGGTCATCGGCGGCCCGGTCTCCGGCGCTCTGCTGGAGATCCGCTGGTTCGGCCTGGAGGGCTGGCGCTGGCTGTTTATTCTGGAGGGCATGCCCGCGATAGTCCTGGGCATCACGTCCTGGTTTTTTCTCACCGAAAAACCGGAGCATGCCAAATGGCTGCCGGAGGATGAAAAAGCCTGGCTGGTGGCGGAACTGGAAAAAGAGCGCCTTATCAAAGTGCAGGCAGGCGCGCACCGCGCCCAGTCCATCATCCAGGCTCTGCGAGATCCGCAGGTACTGCTGTTTTCCACCGCGTATTTTTTTGGCCTGATGGCCTCCAACGGGCTGGGCTACTGGCTGCCCACCATGATGAAAGCCGTGTCCGGATATTCCAACTGGACGGTTTCCCTTTTAGTCTCCCTCCCCTACTCCTTGGGAGTGGTGGCCAAGCTGATGGCAGGCTGGTCCTCCGACCGGATGAACGAGCGACGCTGGCACACAGTGGCGCTGTTGATGATGGGCAGCGTGGGACTGGCAGGGGCTGCGCTTTTGCAGCATCATCTGCCGCTGGCTCTGGTGTGCCTTTGCCTGGGCGTCATCGGGCTGACCGGTTATACCCCCAGCTTCTGGGCGTATGCCACGAGCTTCCTGGCCGGCACGGCTAATGCGGCCGCCATCGGCCTGATCAATTCCATTGGCAACCTGGGCAGCTTTGCCGGCCCCTATGCCATGGGCTGGCTGAAGGAAAATACGACTGGCTACGCAGCGGGCATGTTTATGCTCGCCGCATCCTCCGCCGTCACCTCCGCCCTGGTGCTCGCCGCCAGGCAATCTGGTCACGTATTGAAACCAGGAGAAAAGAACAGAATCACACCGGGATCAGACCGTTAA
- a CDS encoding dihydrodipicolinate synthase family protein, with the protein MSTSKRYRPCVLATCCLPWREDDSFAEDIFRRSVRHLIAQGIRDVYIFGTAGEGYAITDAQFDEITPIFLEETAADDVQGMVGLISLSLPTVIGRIERARDMGARRFQLSLPSWGTLRDSEMATFFRETCGRFPDCEFLHYNLMRTGRIVTGKEYGALSEQYPNLVATKNSTADEARLSSLMQDAPQLQHFITEGGFAKASTMGECGFLISFASTNLELGQAYYQAGHQGNFELLNAMHDELDIIAADLRSSVADSAHMDGAFDKMFCRLHDDAFPLRLLPPYAGITEEVYQRYVNDLQTKHPRWMPRPALS; encoded by the coding sequence ATGAGCACCTCCAAACGTTACCGTCCCTGCGTTCTTGCCACTTGCTGCCTGCCCTGGCGTGAGGATGACAGCTTCGCCGAGGACATCTTCCGCCGCTCCGTCAGGCACCTCATCGCCCAGGGCATCCGGGATGTTTACATCTTTGGCACGGCCGGTGAAGGGTATGCCATCACCGATGCCCAGTTTGATGAAATCACTCCCATTTTCCTCGAAGAGACCGCCGCTGACGATGTGCAGGGCATGGTCGGCCTGATCAGCCTTTCACTGCCCACGGTCATCGGCCGCATCGAACGTGCACGCGACATGGGTGCCCGCCGGTTTCAGCTAAGCCTGCCAAGCTGGGGCACACTTCGGGATTCCGAAATGGCCACCTTCTTTCGCGAAACCTGCGGGCGTTTTCCCGACTGCGAGTTTCTGCACTACAACCTCATGCGCACGGGCCGTATCGTCACCGGCAAGGAATACGGCGCTCTCTCGGAGCAATACCCGAATCTGGTCGCCACGAAAAACAGCACCGCCGATGAAGCCCGCCTCAGCAGCCTGATGCAGGACGCGCCTCAGCTTCAGCATTTCATCACCGAGGGCGGTTTTGCCAAAGCCAGCACGATGGGCGAATGCGGATTTTTGATCTCCTTTGCCTCCACGAATCTGGAGTTAGGCCAGGCCTACTACCAGGCGGGCCATCAGGGAAATTTTGAATTGCTGAATGCCATGCACGATGAACTCGACATCATCGCTGCAGACCTGCGCAGCTCCGTGGCGGACAGCGCCCACATGGACGGAGCCTTCGACAAGATGTTCTGCCGCCTTCACGACGATGCCTTTCCCCTGCGTCTGCTTCCCCCTTACGCGGGCATCACTGAAGAGGTGTATCAGCGCTATGTGAACGACCTGCAAACCAAGCATCCCCGCTGGATGCCCCGGCCTGCTTTATCATGA
- a CDS encoding alpha/beta fold hydrolase: MKYILLALGMTFFTSAQAADTPPLPASGESLTTADGVRFALWPKRLAEPAPLLFILSGDQDETLSSKYFRQAGQFLANEGVVCVSVDLPCHGQDARPDEKGLTGWRRRCDKGEDFVAEVTGRLSAVLDHLIKEDIADPERIAASGTSRGGFIATHFAIADARVKHVLAFAPLADLARITEFKGAEDLPLVQKLSLEKNASILAGRSLWLVIGDRDDRVSTESVVRFARAVTQTTLETKSPAAVDLHVIAEPRGHTVPAGYAELGAAWLRKKFDLPASK; encoded by the coding sequence ATGAAATACATTTTGTTAGCCCTTGGGATGACGTTTTTCACCTCGGCGCAGGCTGCGGACACTCCGCCCCTGCCTGCCTCCGGTGAATCCCTCACAACGGCAGATGGCGTGAGGTTCGCCCTGTGGCCGAAACGTCTGGCCGAACCTGCACCGCTCCTCTTCATCCTGTCTGGCGACCAGGATGAAACCCTGTCCTCCAAGTACTTCCGCCAGGCAGGCCAGTTTCTCGCCAATGAGGGTGTGGTGTGCGTTTCCGTGGACCTGCCCTGTCATGGACAGGATGCCCGGCCCGATGAAAAAGGCCTCACTGGCTGGCGCAGGCGCTGCGACAAAGGCGAGGACTTCGTTGCGGAAGTCACCGGCAGGCTCAGCGCCGTACTGGACCACCTTATTAAAGAAGACATCGCCGATCCGGAACGAATCGCCGCCTCTGGCACCTCACGGGGCGGATTCATCGCCACCCACTTTGCCATCGCAGATGCCCGGGTAAAACATGTGCTGGCCTTTGCGCCTCTCGCAGACCTGGCCAGGATCACCGAGTTCAAAGGGGCTGAAGACCTGCCGCTGGTGCAAAAGCTTTCCCTCGAAAAAAATGCTTCCATCCTGGCCGGCAGATCCCTGTGGCTGGTGATCGGAGACCGTGATGACCGGGTGAGTACCGAGTCCGTCGTCCGTTTTGCCCGCGCGGTTACCCAAACCACATTGGAGACAAAAAGCCCCGCAGCCGTGGATCTGCATGTCATTGCCGAACCTCGCGGCCACACCGTCCCTGCCGGTTATGCAGAGTTGGGCGCTGCCTGGCTGCGCAAGAAATTCGACCTGCCTGCTTCCAAATAA
- a CDS encoding mandelate racemase/muconate lactonizing enzyme family protein, translated as MRITEVKTVLLTGPYSKDPYILACRPRRSAAFVEIHTDAGVTGVGETYAGYFFPESVPVIVDFFAPILIGQSPEDVEELWQRMYRSGNYWCRVGLGVAVINAIEAALWDLRGKMHGVPVYQLLGGKGHHERLPCYASGGPSNYPFDELAGKLDFYQSLGFHGIKLGTGSFSAEKGWFATTTAEEAAEFESTKLAFARMHVGKDVRLMLDGHMGNNPAPTKWNLETAAAVMKAVEPYNLFFFEEPLHYTDPWGYAELCKGTTVPIAGGECLTAMYEWQVFAERDAFDIGQPDAAWTGGLSEFMRVAAMMDSRGRKIATHAAGAGGALMQNIHCAFACANTVICEVLPALGGMHLDIAGEDFRFDNGDVLPPEKPGLGLVLTDEIKNRYPFVPGSGEFNSVPGKILVD; from the coding sequence ATGCGCATCACCGAAGTCAAAACCGTTCTTCTCACCGGTCCCTACAGCAAGGATCCCTACATCCTCGCCTGCCGCCCCCGGCGCAGCGCGGCCTTTGTAGAGATCCACACCGATGCGGGTGTCACGGGTGTGGGTGAAACCTACGCAGGTTATTTCTTCCCGGAATCCGTCCCGGTCATCGTGGACTTCTTTGCCCCCATCCTCATCGGCCAGTCACCGGAGGATGTGGAGGAGCTATGGCAGCGCATGTACCGCAGCGGCAACTACTGGTGCCGCGTGGGCCTGGGCGTGGCGGTGATCAATGCCATCGAAGCCGCCCTATGGGACCTGCGCGGCAAGATGCATGGCGTTCCTGTGTATCAATTGTTAGGCGGCAAAGGCCACCATGAACGGCTTCCCTGCTACGCTTCCGGCGGCCCTAGCAATTACCCGTTCGATGAACTGGCCGGCAAGCTGGACTTCTATCAAAGCCTCGGTTTCCACGGCATCAAGCTGGGCACCGGATCCTTCTCCGCCGAGAAGGGCTGGTTTGCCACCACGACGGCCGAAGAAGCGGCGGAGTTTGAAAGCACCAAGCTGGCCTTTGCCCGCATGCACGTGGGCAAGGATGTGCGCCTGATGCTGGACGGCCACATGGGCAACAATCCCGCGCCCACCAAGTGGAACCTGGAAACAGCCGCTGCCGTGATGAAGGCCGTGGAGCCCTATAATCTGTTCTTCTTTGAGGAGCCCCTGCACTACACGGACCCCTGGGGTTATGCCGAGCTCTGCAAAGGTACCACCGTCCCCATTGCCGGGGGTGAGTGCCTGACGGCCATGTATGAATGGCAGGTCTTCGCCGAGCGGGATGCCTTTGACATCGGCCAGCCAGATGCCGCCTGGACGGGCGGGCTCAGCGAATTCATGCGTGTCGCCGCCATGATGGACAGCCGGGGCCGCAAGATCGCCACCCACGCCGCTGGGGCCGGAGGAGCGCTAATGCAAAACATCCACTGCGCCTTTGCCTGCGCCAATACGGTCATTTGCGAAGTGCTGCCCGCCCTCGGCGGCATGCACCTGGACATCGCCGGTGAAGACTTCCGTTTTGACAACGGCGACGTGCTGCCGCCTGAGAAGCCAGGCCTTGGCCTCGTGCTGACAGATGAGATCAAGAACCGTTACCCCTTTGTGCCCGGCAGCGGCGAGTTCAACAGCGTGCCCGGTAAAATCCTTGTGGACTGA
- a CDS encoding D-2-hydroxyacid dehydrogenase — translation MPKIVITIPLLPGVQQRLEALPDTEVIMRRSDGDFAEPFPTEVIADADILVCKLPPTNHTEMQSLKLVQISSVGFTQLMPLNLPQRAARACNARGVYDTAIAEWSIAMLVNLARDLRGMIRNQDQGMWDRGERFCTEIRGRTLGIWGYGGIGRETARLAKTLGLNIHVMVRKGIGPRDDSYAVKGTGDPEGLLPDRVFTQGQETEFLSGLDFLVLAMPLNAANTGLIGEPELRAMKPEAYLLNPARGPLVQEQALLRALTEKWIAGAALDTHYYYPMPPEHALWHLPNVIMTPHISGTDKSPHFLGRMSEIVEHNVTHFINGGPLWNEIATADLA, via the coding sequence ATGCCCAAAATCGTCATCACCATCCCCCTCCTGCCCGGGGTCCAGCAAAGGCTGGAAGCCCTGCCGGATACCGAAGTCATCATGAGGCGGTCCGATGGCGATTTTGCTGAGCCTTTTCCCACGGAAGTCATCGCTGATGCGGACATCCTCGTCTGCAAACTGCCGCCCACCAATCATACCGAGATGCAGTCGCTGAAGTTGGTGCAGATTTCATCGGTGGGTTTCACCCAGTTGATGCCCCTGAACCTGCCCCAGCGCGCCGCCCGCGCCTGCAATGCGCGGGGCGTTTACGACACGGCCATCGCTGAATGGAGCATCGCCATGCTGGTGAATCTGGCGCGGGATCTTCGAGGCATGATTCGCAACCAGGACCAGGGCATGTGGGATCGCGGCGAACGTTTCTGCACCGAGATCCGTGGCCGCACTTTGGGCATCTGGGGGTATGGCGGCATCGGTCGGGAAACGGCGCGGCTGGCGAAAACGCTGGGTTTGAACATTCACGTCATGGTGCGCAAGGGCATCGGTCCGCGTGATGACTCCTACGCCGTCAAAGGCACCGGCGATCCTGAAGGGCTGCTGCCGGACCGGGTGTTCACCCAAGGGCAGGAGACGGAGTTTCTCAGCGGCCTGGATTTCCTGGTGCTGGCCATGCCTCTCAATGCCGCCAATACCGGCCTCATCGGTGAGCCTGAACTGCGGGCCATGAAGCCTGAAGCCTATCTCCTCAATCCTGCCCGGGGTCCCCTCGTCCAGGAACAGGCCCTGCTGCGTGCCCTGACTGAAAAATGGATCGCCGGGGCGGCGCTGGACACCCATTATTATTATCCCATGCCGCCGGAGCATGCTCTCTGGCACCTGCCCAATGTCATCATGACACCCCACATCTCAGGCACGGACAAAAGCCCACACTTTCTGGGCCGCATGAGCGAGATCGTGGAGCACAACGTCACCCACTTTATCAACGGAGGGCCGCTTTGGAATGAGATCGCCACAGCAGACCTGGCCTGA
- a CDS encoding MFS transporter — MSASAPPMNDADNARPLPGAWLVVGLLWLAGCLNYLDRVMLNTMRDSIKQAVSMGDDGFGGLTTGFLIVYGLLSPLGGWCADRFGRSRVILFSLGGWSAVTWATVYVQTYEQLLATRSLLGICQVCYIPAALALISDYHRGSTRSLATGIHMTGVYAGMALAGMGGWMADHHGWASGFWVFGSFGVALAIVLSFFLRDVPHASQANAGQPPVDVFETLKTLAGSGNMWIITLHWGLLGFAGWAFITWMPSYLREQFDLSQTEAGFTASVYTQVAALAGVLIGGAWADRWSRTQIRGRLWVPMIALTLASPFVFLSAHTDTLVVVSVCLIAFGFARGCSDANMMPILCQVAAPQHRATGYGVLNFFGCLIGGVAAYLGGWLKERDVDLSYLLMGSAIGVLLSGLLLAVVKPARRD, encoded by the coding sequence ATGTCTGCCTCCGCTCCTCCGATGAATGATGCTGACAATGCCCGGCCGCTTCCAGGCGCCTGGCTGGTGGTGGGGCTTCTCTGGCTGGCGGGATGCCTGAACTACCTGGACCGTGTGATGCTGAACACGATGCGGGATTCCATCAAGCAGGCGGTCTCCATGGGAGATGACGGTTTTGGCGGACTGACGACGGGTTTCCTCATTGTCTATGGTCTGCTGAGCCCGCTGGGGGGCTGGTGTGCGGACCGTTTTGGGCGCAGCCGTGTCATTCTGTTCAGCCTGGGTGGCTGGTCGGCGGTGACCTGGGCCACGGTTTATGTGCAGACTTATGAGCAACTGCTGGCCACACGGAGTTTGCTGGGCATCTGCCAGGTGTGCTACATTCCGGCGGCTCTGGCGCTCATTTCGGACTACCATCGTGGCAGTACACGCTCGCTGGCCACGGGCATTCACATGACCGGGGTGTATGCAGGCATGGCGCTGGCCGGTATGGGGGGCTGGATGGCGGACCATCACGGCTGGGCCTCGGGCTTCTGGGTGTTTGGCAGCTTTGGAGTGGCCCTGGCCATCGTGCTGAGCTTTTTCCTGCGGGATGTGCCGCATGCCAGCCAGGCCAATGCGGGCCAGCCGCCCGTTGACGTTTTTGAAACGCTGAAGACGCTGGCTGGCAGCGGTAACATGTGGATCATCACCCTGCACTGGGGCTTGCTGGGCTTTGCCGGCTGGGCGTTCATCACCTGGATGCCGAGTTATCTGCGTGAGCAGTTTGACCTGTCGCAGACCGAAGCCGGATTCACTGCGTCGGTCTATACGCAGGTGGCAGCCCTGGCGGGCGTGCTCATTGGAGGAGCCTGGGCGGACCGGTGGAGCCGCACGCAGATCCGTGGCCGCTTGTGGGTGCCGATGATTGCGCTGACACTGGCATCGCCCTTTGTCTTCCTGAGTGCGCATACAGATACCCTGGTGGTGGTCAGCGTCTGCCTGATTGCCTTCGGTTTTGCACGAGGGTGCTCGGATGCCAACATGATGCCCATTCTCTGCCAGGTGGCGGCCCCGCAGCACCGGGCCACGGGTTACGGCGTATTGAATTTCTTCGGCTGCCTCATTGGCGGCGTGGCCGCCTACCTTGGCGGCTGGCTGAAGGAGAGGGATGTGGACCTGAGCTATCTGCTCATGGGATCGGCCATCGGCGTGCTGCTGAGCGGCCTGCTGCTGGCCGTCGTCAAACCGGCACGCCGAGATTGA
- a CDS encoding DapH/DapD/GlmU-related protein, whose product MENPTDSFHEIGAHAQIDPGVVLGYRYPGYSEPTRIGDYAIIRSGSILYADTTIGHRFQCGHQVLIRAEVSIGHRCVVHHKCTLEGRLRIGHGVKIMAHVYLPSTTVIGNMVFIGPGTTFLNDRLPMRRAAPVQGAIIEDHVTIGGGVTICPGVTIGRGSFIGAGSVVNKDVPPYTLALGVPARHQPLPPTMARENLPELLLPQTDLFGARQDDTWKNETLPNS is encoded by the coding sequence ATGGAAAATCCAACTGACTCCTTCCACGAAATCGGAGCCCACGCGCAGATAGATCCCGGCGTGGTGCTCGGCTACCGTTATCCAGGGTACTCCGAGCCCACCCGCATCGGCGATTACGCCATCATCCGCTCAGGCTCCATCCTCTATGCGGACACCACCATCGGCCACCGTTTCCAGTGCGGCCATCAGGTGCTCATCCGCGCGGAGGTCAGCATCGGCCACCGCTGCGTGGTGCATCACAAATGCACGCTCGAAGGCCGCCTCCGCATCGGCCATGGCGTGAAGATCATGGCGCACGTGTACCTGCCCAGCACCACCGTCATTGGCAACATGGTCTTCATCGGTCCTGGCACCACCTTCCTCAATGACCGCCTGCCCATGCGCCGGGCCGCCCCCGTTCAGGGTGCCATCATTGAGGATCACGTCACCATCGGCGGCGGCGTCACCATCTGCCCCGGTGTCACCATCGGGCGCGGCTCCTTCATCGGGGCCGGCTCCGTCGTGAACAAGGACGTGCCTCCTTACACGCTCGCCCTCGGCGTCCCCGCCCGCCACCAGCCCCTGCCACCAACCATGGCCCGGGAAAACCTGCCCGAACTTCTCCTTCCGCAAACCGACCTCTTCGGAGCCCGCCAGGATGATACCTGGAAAAACGAAACCCTGCCCAACTCATGA
- a CDS encoding alkaline phosphatase D family protein, which produces MKEITFSLHDSSRVWRGEIALPAFQDPQEKTVSYTVEREGKQLKNVCGDSEWSFFLPGLPTPVKQPRIAFCSCNGFTDPNSLRDRDPLAMWKRMEEGHKKEPFSLLLMGGDQLYCDDLARKEGSFARLIKWLKPGEKPKSQPTVKEFMESYFDHYLLAWVRITHDGKDYPHTPMVRMMASIPSIMMWDDHDIFDGWGSYQTADKNIPYYKEAFDAARQAFEVYQIRGKNTCRSLLDSGSDQPRHYSMGLQFGPFHLLVLDNRSHRTVDQVMDRRQWDQVIKWLGNSQDNSKSLLLVSPVPVVYRRFAHWVSSLPGEHGGEDDLRDHWSHKTHEWERDRLISHLFGVLKYGAKEKGYQRITLLSGDVHVGAIGFLERTDFPAEIAQIISSAILHPEPGVLQWEGLKAISNDDEHSIRGQAVVAKMSTPVRAVDRYLRCRNFAWLKAGDDDRLWVNWECENVDGKTPVRVEFPLR; this is translated from the coding sequence ATGAAGGAAATTACCTTCTCCCTGCATGATAGCAGCCGTGTCTGGAGAGGGGAGATTGCACTTCCGGCATTTCAAGATCCTCAGGAAAAAACTGTTTCATACACAGTCGAGCGCGAGGGCAAGCAGCTCAAAAATGTTTGCGGAGACAGCGAATGGTCCTTCTTTCTTCCGGGTCTGCCCACCCCGGTTAAGCAACCCCGCATCGCCTTTTGCTCCTGCAACGGCTTCACGGATCCAAACTCCCTCCGCGACCGAGATCCCCTGGCCATGTGGAAGCGCATGGAAGAGGGCCATAAAAAAGAGCCTTTCAGCCTGCTTCTGATGGGAGGAGATCAGCTTTATTGTGATGATCTTGCGCGTAAGGAAGGCAGCTTTGCCCGTCTTATCAAGTGGCTGAAGCCAGGGGAAAAGCCCAAAAGCCAGCCCACCGTGAAGGAGTTCATGGAGAGCTACTTTGACCATTACCTTCTCGCGTGGGTCCGGATCACCCATGATGGCAAGGACTATCCTCACACACCCATGGTACGCATGATGGCCAGCATCCCCAGCATCATGATGTGGGATGACCATGACATTTTTGACGGCTGGGGTTCCTATCAGACCGCTGACAAAAACATTCCTTATTACAAAGAGGCGTTTGACGCTGCCCGGCAGGCCTTTGAAGTCTATCAGATACGTGGCAAAAATACGTGCCGCTCCCTTCTTGATTCAGGCTCAGACCAGCCCCGTCATTATTCCATGGGACTTCAGTTCGGCCCTTTCCACCTCCTTGTCCTGGACAACCGCTCTCATCGCACCGTGGACCAGGTCATGGACAGGCGGCAATGGGACCAAGTGATCAAATGGCTCGGAAACAGCCAGGATAACAGCAAATCCCTTCTCCTGGTTTCCCCAGTGCCCGTCGTCTATCGCCGCTTCGCCCACTGGGTATCTTCATTGCCTGGTGAGCATGGAGGTGAGGATGATCTTCGTGATCATTGGAGCCACAAGACTCATGAATGGGAGCGTGACCGCCTCATCTCGCACCTCTTCGGAGTCTTGAAGTATGGTGCGAAAGAAAAAGGCTACCAGCGCATCACCCTCCTCTCTGGTGATGTTCACGTCGGTGCAATCGGCTTTTTGGAACGCACCGATTTCCCGGCGGAAATCGCCCAGATCATCTCTTCTGCCATCCTTCATCCTGAGCCCGGCGTGCTTCAATGGGAAGGGCTTAAGGCCATCAGCAATGATGACGAGCACAGTATTCGCGGTCAGGCGGTCGTGGCTAAAATGAGCACGCCCGTCCGGGCCGTTGACCGGTATCTCCGCTGCCGAAACTTTGCCTGGCTCAAAGCCGGGGATGACGACAGGCTTTGGGTTAACTGGGAGTGTGAAAACGTGGACGGAAAAACCCCCGTACGGGTGGAGTTCCCCTTGCGCTAA